Proteins from one Archocentrus centrarchus isolate MPI-CPG fArcCen1 chromosome 8, fArcCen1, whole genome shotgun sequence genomic window:
- the naa60 gene encoding N-alpha-acetyltransferase 60: protein MSDVVPPTALSEVQLRFLCHDDIDSVKLLCGDWFPIEYPDSWYQDITSNKKFFSLAATYRGGIVGMIVAEIKGRTKVHKEDGDILASSFPVDTQVAYILSLGVVKEFRKHGIGSLLLDSLKEHISTTAQDHCKAIYLHVLTTNNTAINFYENRDFRQHHYLPYYYSIRGVLKDGFTYVLYINGGHPPWTIFDYIQHIGSALASLSPCSIPQRLYRQAQSLLRSLLPWSNIASKTGIQYSRTM, encoded by the exons ATGAGTGACGTGGTGCCTCCCACAGCCCTCAGTGAAGTCCAGCTCCGCTTCCTCTGCCACGATGACATAGATAGCGTTAAGCTGCTCTGTGGTGATTGGTTCCCAATCGA GTACCCAGACTCATGGTATCAAGACATCACCTCCAACAAGAAGTTCTTCTCCCTCGCTGCCACCTACAGAGGAGGCATCGTGGGAATGATTGTGGCCGAGATCAAAGGTCGGACCAAAGTACACAAAGAG GATGGAGACATCCTGGCCTCCAGTTTCCCCGTGGACACACAGGTAGCCTACATCCTCAGCCTGGGAGTGGTCAAAGAGTTCAGGAAACATGGCATAG GCTCCTTGCTGCTGGACAGTTTGAAGGAGCACATATCAACGACAGCCCAGGACCACTGTAAGGCAATCTACCTACACGTCCTCACTACTAACAACACTGCCATCAACTTCTATGAGAACAGGGACTTCAGGCAGCACCACTACCTACCCTACTACTACTCCATACGAGGCGTCCTCAAAGACGGATTCACATATGTGCTCTACATCAATGGGGGTCATCCACCCTGGACGATATT TGATTATATCCAGCACATCGGTTCAGCCTTGGCCAGCTTGAGCCCCTGCTCCATCCCTCAGAGGCTTTACCGACAGGCCCAGTCCCTGCTGCGCTCTCTGCTCCCCTGGTCCAACATCGCTTCCAAGACTGGCATACAGTACAGCAGAACAATGTGA